The genome window GAGCGGGTGTAGGCCTTGACGGTGAAGCCGTTGTCGAGGAGCACCGCCTCCATCATCCGGCAGAGCCCCTCCTCGTTGTCGATCAGCATGACTCTCTGCTGACTCATCTAGTACTCCTCCCGTACGAGCGGCAACCGGATGGTGACCGTGGTGCCGCGGCCCGGCATGCTCTCCAGGCCAATTTTCCCCTGGTGCAGTTCGACGATCTGCCGGGTGATGGCCAGCCCCAGTCCGGTTCCCCGCTCCTTGGTGGTGAAGAACGGTTCGAAGATTTTTTCCAGATGCTCCTCTTCGATGCCGGCGCCGGTGTCGGCGAAGGCGATGGCGATGTGTTTTTCGTCTTCCAGGGTGGTGCTGACGACCAATGTCCCTCCTCCCGGCATGGCGGCTCCGGCGTTGAGGATCAGGTTGATCGCCACCTGCCGTATCTGATCGCCGTCGACCATCACCTGCGGCAATCCCGCAGCAAATTCCCGCTGCACCTGGACATGGTGCATGTCGGTGTGGTTGGCGGCGAAATCGACGATCTGCCCGAGCAGTTCATTGATGTCGGTGGATTCCAGCGCCGGTTTCGGCGTGCGGGCATAGCTGAGCAGGTCTTGGACAATCTTCTTGCAGCGCTTGCTCTCCCGCTTGATTTCATGGATGTAGCGGTAAAGCGGGTCCTCCGGCGCAAGCTTGCCCTCGATATAGCCGGCATAGCCGAGGATGACGGCGAGGGGATTGTTGATCTCGTGGGCCACACCCGAGGAGAGGACTCCCAGCGAAGCCATCTTCCCCTGCTGGGCCAGGGCCGCTTCCATCTCCTTGTTCCGCTTGATGATGTCGGTCATGCGGTTGAAGGCGGCGGCGAGTTCGCCGAGCTCGTCGTTGCTCTCCACCTGCATCCGTTCGTCGAATCGTCCCTGCTTGACCTTGCGGATGACCGCGATCATGTGGTGGATCGGGTCGGTGAAAACCTTGGCGGCGAAATAGATCATGGCGAAGGCCAACTGACTGGCCAGAAAGGTGAGAATCAGCATGGTGGCGAAGGTGCGCCCCTTGATCAGGTTCGCTTCCCGGTAGAATTCGTCCTCGTAGGAGCCGACGGCGACGATCCAGTCCCACGGGGCGAAGTAGGCGTAGCGGACGATCTTCAGCCGCGGCGCCTTGTCGCCGATGTTCTGCCAGGGGTAGCGGATCCAGCCTTCCTTTTTCTCGCACATCTCGCGGATGAAGGCGTGCCCTTCCGCGTCGCGGGCGTCCAGGATGTTGCGCCCCTCGGAGTCGGGATGGAGGGTCAAGGTTCCCTTTCTGTCCATGCAGTAGATGTAGCCGGTACTGCCAACCTTCTTGCTCTTGATCTTCTCTTTGAGCTCCTCGAAGGAGCGGCGCTCGAAAGCGAGGTCCTCGTAGGTCTCCTCCAGGTAGCCGCTGGCGGCGATGATCCAGTCCCATTCGGGGAAATAGCGGTAGGCGGCGATCTTCTTGCGCGGGGCGCGGTCGCCCAGGATCTCGTTGCGCCAGGGGTAGATGATGTAGAGAGTCTCGCCCGGCTTCGCCTTGCGCGCCGACGTGCACATCTCGCGAATGAAGAAGCGACCCTTCTCATCCTTTTCGTCGAAGATGTTCTCCCCCTCCCGGGCGATGTGCAGCTCCAGGTCCCCGGCGGTGGTCATGGCATAGATGTAACCGGTTTCACCGACATTGACGCGCTTGAGCGCCTTCTTCGCCTCCTGCTTGGCTTCCGCCAGGCTGAGGTGCCCCTGCCGGTACTGGTGATTCTGGGTTTCCACCAGGTTGTAGGCGATATCGGCGAGAGAGGAGAGGTCGCGGATGAAGATTTTCTGCTTGTCCTGCTTGTAGACCTGGAACTGCTGGAAATGGGAATCGAGCAGGTCGGTGGTGAAGTCCGCCATGTGCTCCAGGTCGTCCTTGCTCGTCTGGGTGATCCCCAGATAGGCCTGGCGGGCGGCCAGGTAGCCGACGACGCTGCCGACGATGAAAATGGGGATGATCACCAGCGGCAGGACCATCGCCAGCAGTTTCCAGCGAAGCTTGAGGTTGTTGACGAACTTGAAGAGGTGCCGGCTCATGAAATTCCTGAAAGACCATTAATTTCAGGGATTATGTTGTAAACGGCAAGGCAAGTCAAGCGTTCCCGGCCGCCGGTTGACAGGTGCCGGGGGCGCTGCTATCCTCTGGGACATCGACCGTCGGAAGCCGCCATCGAACGGCTGTCGCTGCCGCCGAGCCAGGGTCCGCCCTGGCTTTTTTGTTACATTGCCGGGCGCCCTCATGCAGGAAGTCGACCTGAAAAAGTTCCCCACCCTTCCCGGCGTCTATCTGATGCAGGGAGAGGCGGGCGAGATTCTCTACGTCGGCAAGGCGAAGAATCTGCGCAGCCGCCTGCGTTCGTACTTCTCCGCCGAGGGCGATGGCCGCGCCCACATCCGCTTCCTGATGAACCGGGTGCGCGAGATCGAGACGATTGTCACCGACACCGAAAAAGAGGCGTTGATCCTCGAAAACACCCTGATCAAGAAGCACCGTCCCCGTTACAACATCCACCTGCGCGACGACAAGACCTATGTTTCGATCCGCCTCGATCCGCGGGAGGAGTTCCCCGCCCTGCAGGTCGTGCGGAAGGTTCAGCGCGACGGCGCCCTTTATTTCGGACCCTTCTCCTCCGGCAGTGCCGTGCGCGAAACGCTCAAGGAGATTTACCGTCTCTTTCCCCTGCGCCACTATCCGGTGGAAACCTGCCGTCGCCGGGGCCGTCCCTGCCTCTTCTATCAGATCGGCCAGTGCAGCGCCCCCTGTTACGGCAAGATCGGCCGACAGGAGTACCGTGAACTGGTCAGGGGGGTGACGGCTCTGCTCTCCGGGCGCGAAAGCGAGGTGCTCACCTTGCTGCGCGGGCGAATGACCACGGCTGCCGCCGCCATGCGCTTCGAGGAGGCGGCGATGCTGCGCGACCAGATCCGGGCCATCGAGCAGACGGTGGAACGGCAGAAGGTGGTGGAGGCGGGCGGCGGCGATCAGGATGTCGTCGGGGTGCACCGCGAGGGGGGGGAGGTGGCGGTCGCCGTTCTCTTCATCCGCCAGGGCAAACTGATCGGCCGGCGCAGCTTCACCCTCGAGTGGCGGCTGGATGAAGCGGAATTGCTCTCCAGTTTCCTGCAGCAGTTCTACGGGCGCGAGGTCTTTATTCCCGACCAGGTGCTGCTGCCGTTTTCTCTCGAGGATGCCGATATCCTTGGCGACTGGCTCGGCGAACGCAAAGGGAAGAGGGTGGGGGTGCTGGCGCCCCGGCGCGGCGATAAGCTGCAACTGGTGGAACTGGCGGTGCGCAACGCCGCCGAGGTCTTCCGCGAGCGGGGCAGCCGAAGGGAGGCGCGCGAGGCGGTGCTCGCCGAGATCGGCGAGCGGTTGCAGCTCTCCCGACCGCCGCAGCGGATGGAGTGCTTCGACATCTCCAATGTCCAGGGAAAACAGAGCGTCGGCTCGATGGCGGTGCTGCTCGATGGCGAGCCGGCCAAGGGGGAGTACCGCCACTTCCGCATCCGCAGCGTCGAGGGGGCCGACGACTACGCCTCCCTCTACGAAGTGCTCAAGCGGCGGCTGACCCGGGGCCTGGCCGAAGAGCTTCTGCCCGATTTCATCCTCATCGACGGCGGCAAGGGGCAGCTCTCGGTGCTGACCGCCGTGCTCGGGGAGTTGGGCCTGGTCGGGCGCATCGACGCTGCCGGCATCGCCAAGAGCCGGGTCCTCGCCAACGTGCGCGGCAAGGCGGTGGAAAAGAGTGAAGAGCGCTTCTTCCTGCCCGGGCGCAAGAATCCCGTCCTGCTGCGCCAGGGGTCGCCGGCCCTCTTCCTGCTCGAGCGACTGCGCGACGAGGCGCATCGCTTTGCCATTGCCTACCACCGCAAGCTGCGCGGCAAGGCCGCCCTGCACTCGGCGCTGGAAGATGTACCCGGCGTCGGCCCGGCCCGGCGCAAGGTCCTGCTCAAGCATTTCGGCAGTGTGCGCAGGCTGCGCGAGGCATCTCTTGCTGAACTGCTCGCGGTCCCCGGCCTGCCGGAACCCGTGGCCAGGACTGTTTATGCCTGTTTCCGGAACAAAGGCGACGCGGACTCCTGAAGAGCCCTTCCCCCTTTTCGCCCTCGCCGGAGTTGTCCACCTTATTCCGGCCAGCCACTGCCGATTTCCCCGGCAACGGTTATAATGGTCGATAAATTCCAGCATCTTTCGGTTGGGGGGCGCTCGTGGCTGCCACGGATAACCAGGACAGCAAAGACAAAATAAGAGTTTTATACGTGGAGGACGACCCGACCATCCGGAAAATGGTGATGATCATCCTCCGCCAGACGTTTCCTGAATTGGCCCTGCTGACGGCCGAGAACGGCCAGGAGGGGTTGGCGCTGTATGAGCGGGAACGGCCGGAAATCGTCCTGACCGATATCCGCATGCCGGTCATGGACGGTATCCGCATGGCCAAGGAGATCAGGAATCTGGACAGGCACGCCCGAATCATCGTGCTGACGGCCAACAACGACACCAACCGGCTCCTCGAGGCCATCGAAATCGGTATTAATCACTACGTGCTCAAGCCGATCGACCGGGAAAAGCTGCAGGCGGCCATCGAACAGTGCCTCTCCGGTCTCCGGCTGGAGTGCCAGTTGCGTGAGCAGGAGGAGCATATCCGGCAGATGGCCTACTCAGACTCTCTGACCGGCCTTCCCAACCGCCAGCTCTTCAACGAACTGCTCCACCAGGCCCTGGCACAGGCGGGCCGGCACCGCCGGCCGCTGGCCGTCCTCTTTCTCGACCTCGACCGCTTCAAAACGATCAACGACACCCTCGGCCACGCCGTCGGCGACCAGCTCCTGCAGACAGCCGGCAGGCGGTTGCGGGAATGCTGTCGACGGGAACGGGATATCGTGGCCCGCCGGGGCGGGGATGAATTCATCATCCTGCTCCCCGAGCTGGACGATCTGCAGGAACCGGCCAGGATGGCGCAGAAGATCATCGATGCCTTCACCCGGCCCTTCGTCCTCACCGAACACGAGCTGTTCATCTCTACCAGCGTCGGGGTCAGCGTTTTTCCCCAGGACGGCTGCGACGGCGAGACCCTGATCCACAACGCCGACCTGGCCATGTACCGCGCCAAGGAGGCAGGGCGCAGCCGCTACCACCTCTACACCCCGGCCATGGATGTGCAGGCCTCCCGCCGGCTGGCCTTGGAGAGCTGCCTGCGCCAGGCGCTGGAGCGGGGGGAACTTCTGCTCTACTACCAGCCCAAGGTCAACATCAAGACCGGCCGGATTGTCTCCATCGAGGCGCTGGCCCGCTGGAATCACCCGGAATTCGGGATGGTCCCGCCGATCCGGTTTATCCCTCTGGCTGAAGAGAGCGGGGTGATCGTCCCCATAGGCGAGTGGGTCCTGCGCACGGCCTGTGCCCAGAACAAGGCCTGGCAAAAAGCCGGCTTCTCCCCCATGCGCGTCTCCGTCAACTTCTCCCCCCGCCAGTTCCAGCAGCTCGACCTGCCGGAAATGGTGGAGCGGGTGCTGGCCGAAACGGAGCTCGAACCGTGCTGGCTGGAACTGGAGGTGACGGAAAACCTCTTGCTGGAAAACGCGGAACAGGCCATTGCCATGCTCCGTCGCCTGGGCGAGATGGGGGTGCAGATTTCCATCGATGACTTCGGCACCGGCTACTCCACCTTCAGTTACATCAAGAAGCTTCCCATCCATACCCTCAAGATCGACCAGTCGTTCGTCAGCGACATCAATTCCAGCCGCAGCGACGCGGCGATCGTCTCGGCGATGATCCGCATGGCACAAAGCCTCCAGCTCAACGTCATCGCCGAGGGGGTCGAGACGGAGGAGCAACGCCTCTTTCTCGATGCCCTCGACTGTCCGGAGATGCAGGGACACCTTTTCAGCCAGGCTTTGCCGGCGGAGGAACTCGACGAAATTCTGGAGGGGCTGAACCGGCGGGAGGGGGAGGGGTAGAAGGGGCGCGACCAGCCGGTTGTGGAGTACAACCTCACAACCCAACCTCAACTTCGCCGGTCCCGGCCGGCCGCCGGGTGACTTTCCTTGCTCGTCCAAGGATAGTAACCAAATCCCCCCCTATCCCCTCATCTCCCGCCTCAACCGCAGCGCCTGCCGCAGCGTCGGCACGTTGGCCCGCCATTCGGGGAGGGCGGCGGTGATGGCGATCTCCTCCAGTTCGGCCAGGACCAGCACGGCCACGGCTAGGCGGAAGGGCCAGGCCGGGCCGCCGGCGAAGAGGATGAGCGCTCCCGCCGAGAGGAGGACCCCCGAGAGCTTGGCCCCCCAGGTGTGATAGCTGGTGAGCCGCCGGTATTTGAGGAAGCCGATGCCGACGGGGAGGGCGTAGCTCGCCACGACCGCCGCCGCGAAGGGTGCCTCGCGGCGGATGAGGTCAGGCCACAGCCACCAGGCACCCAGGGGGACAGTCATGTAGATGGCGAAGTCCCCCCAGGAGTCGAGCCGGGCGCCCAGCTCCGAGGTCTGGTTCAGGCGGCGGGCCAGGAAGCCGTCGACGGCGTCGGAGAGGAGGGCGGCGGCGAGCAGAACGAGGTAGGCCGTCGGCCGGCCGGCGGCGGCGAGGAGGAGCAGGACGGGGGCGGCGACCAGGCGCAGGAGGCTGAGGAGGTTGGGGAGGTTCAGCATGGTCACGGCCGGTCCTTCCCCCAATCGGTCGCCTCCCGCAGCGCCTGCTCCTCGAAGCGGATGCGCCGGCGCAGGATGGTGAGGTTGGCCAGGGAGAAGACGACCAGAGTGAAGGGGGCGCGCATGAGCAGGGGGAGGAGGGCGAATTCGAGGGTGACGACCAGGTAGTTGGGGTGCTTGAAGAGTCGGTACGGCCCCCGGCGTACGGCCTCGGCACCGGGCAGCACGAGGATGCGCGTGTTCCAGAAGACGCCGAGGCTCAGGATGCACCAGTAGCGCAGTCCCATCAGCAGCACCAGGGCGGCGAGGCAGAAGAGGGTGAGGTGGTCGAGGGGTACCCGCCAGGGCCAGGATTCGCCGAGCAGGGCGGCGAAGAAGAGGGCGTGCAGCAGAACCAGTTCCCTGAAGGTTTCCGGGAAAAACTCCCGGCCGCCGCGGGCGAGAAGCATCCTGCGGTTGCGCGTCGCCAGCCAGATTTCGAAGAGACGCTCGGCGAAGTAGAAAGCAAAGACCCACCAGAGGGACATCGATTACACCTCCAGCAGCACCTGCTCGGCCGAGAACCCCGGGCCGAAGGCCGAAAGCAGGCCGTAGCCGGCTTGTCCGGCCCGCGGCGAGGCGAGCCACCTCTCCAGCACCACCAGCACCGAGACCGAGGAGACGTTGCCGTGTTCGCGCAATACCTCTTCGGTGAGGTCGAGCTCGCCGTTGTGCAGGCCCAGCGCCTCGCGATAGGCATCGACCACCTTGGCCCCGCCCGGATGCGTGAGGTAGTGGGCCAGATCGCTCTGCTCGAGTCCCCGGCTGCGCAGGAAGCCGTCGACCAGCCGCGGCAGCTCTTCCTTGACCACCGCCGGCAGGCGCGGGGAGAGGAGAAGCTGCATGCCCGCGTCACCGAATTCCCATCCCATGATGTTCTCGCTCTGCGGAAAAAGATGCGAACGGGTGGCGAGCAGCCGCGGTCCGGAACCTGCCGCTTCGGCTCCGGCGACCAGCACGGCGGCGGCGCCGTCGGCGAAGATCGCCGTGCCGACCAGATTCTTCTTGCTCAGGTCGCTGGGCATGAAAGTCAGGCTGCAGGTCTCCAGGGCGACCAGCAGGACCGTTGCCCGCGGGTGGGCACGGCAGTGGTCGAAGGCCCGGGCCAGCCCCGCCGCTCCGGCTGCGCACCCCAGCCCCCAGATCGGCAGCCGGCTGACGTCCGGGCGCAGTCCGAGCCGGTTGATCAGCCGGGCGTCCATGGAGGGGGCGGCGTGGCCGGTGGAGGAAACGGCGATGACGTGGTCGATCGACGCGGGCTCGCAGGCGGCTCGCTCCAGACAGCACTGCGTCGCCCGGGCCAGCAGCTCCAGCCCTTCATCAAGGTAAATACGGTTGCGTGCCTGCGCCGACTGCGGCCGGCAGTACCAGTCGAGGGGGCGCATGAGGTGCCGGGTGACGATTCGCGAGTGGTCGAAAACGGCGAGCAGCCGCTCCAGATCGGGGATGCGGCCGGCAAAGATCTGGCCGATCGCCTCGCGGACGGCCGCCTGGGGGACGACGTGGGGAGGGAAGGCGGAGGCGGCGGCGAGGATGTGGGGCATGCGGGCTTCTCTCAGGCTGGAAACTGAACGGTCATTACGAAAAGGGAGAAATACGGATAATGAAGCTTAGCAGAACGGTACCCGTCCGCAAAGCCCTTCCTGGGTTTGTTCTGGAAAGGTTGGATTCAGGTTGCCGGTTTCAAAGCTTTTCATCCACTTCGGGCCTTTCTTATGGGTGCCTGACGACTTCGATCAGGGTGATCTCCGGGGGAGAGAGAATCCGCATCGGCGGTCCCCAGGTGCCGGTTCCCCGGCTGGTGTAGAGGACGGAGCCGCCGGCCAGCCGGTAGAGCCCGTCATACAGGGGGTAGAATAACCTGGTCAGCAGTCTGAAGGGAAAGATCTGCCCGCCGTGCGCGTGCCCCGAGAGCTGCAGGTCGAAGAGCCCTTCGCTTTGCGGGCCGATGCTGGGTCGGTGTTTCAGCAGCAGGACGAAATATTCCTGGCCGGCCTGCTCAAGCAGGGGCCGTTCGTCGGGTGCGCCGCCGCCGGCCGGGTCGTCGACACCGATGATGCGGAGAAAGTCCGCCGGCGCCGCGGCCGTGTTCCGCAGGACGGTGAAGTCGCTGCGCTGCAGGTACTCGAGACTCTGGGCGAGGCCGGCGTAGAATTCGTGGTTGCCGGTCACCGCATACTTGCCCAGTGGCGGCGAAAGGCGCCTCCAGAGGCCGCTCAACTCCTCGAGGTGGCTGATCTGGGCATCGACGATGTCCCCCGTCGCTACCAGCAGGTCCGGAGCCAATTGCTCGATCCTGGCGACGATCGGGGCGAGGGCTTCCTCCCGGTGAATCAGCCCCAGGTGGAGGTCGGAAACCTGGGCGATGCGCAGCCTTTCGACGCCGTCCGGCAGCTTCGGGGAGATCAGCCGGACCGTCTCGACACGCAGGTCGGCCGCTTCCAGGAAGCCGTAGAGCCCGGCCGCAAGAACCGCCAGCAGGACAAGGGCGGAGGCGGCCGGGCGGTGCATGGTCAGGATGGTGGCAGCCGGCAGGAGCTTGCCCAGGGCCAGGACGAACAGGTGCCAGAGGCCGAAGAGGAGAAAGAGGGCGAAGGCGAGGAAGAGAAAGCCCATCCAGCAGTAGGCGACCCAGGCGATTGCCCTGGCCGGCAGCTCGTGGCCGGACCTGTCCAGCAGACGCACCGTGATCGGGGCGACGATCATCAGCGCCATCCACCCCGTGGTCAGGGCGGGGAGAAGAGGATGGCCGGCCAGCAGCGGGTATACGCCCCAGAAGACCAGGGCGTGCATGGCCGCATAGATGGCGAGGAAGCTGATGACGAACAGCAGCATGGACATGGGCTGTCTCCAGTCTGGTGCCTGGCAGAAATTAAAACAGAAAGGCTCCCGGCCGCAAGACCGGGAGCCTTCTCAAATCACAGGAATCCGCCTGGCTTACTCGACGGTGAGCTTGGCATCTTCCAGGATCACGTCGTACTTGTAGCCGTAGCCGAAATCCTTGTCGGTGGACAGCTTCCCGGCCACAACCACGGTGTCGCCTACTTTGACCGTCTCGCTGGTGGTGATCGTCAGGTCGTTGGTCCCTTCCTTGCCGGTGCCGTCCTGCAGGTGAATCCAGTTTTTGCCCATGATGCCGGGGCTGAACTTGACGACCTTGCCGCGTACCTTGACGTCTTTGCCGCCGAGTTGCGCCTTGCCGGCGAAAACGTCGGCGACCGTCTGGCCGCCTTCGACCTTCTTGATGCCGCTGACGTCGACGCCGTTCTGCTGGGCCGACTGAACGGTCAGGGGCGGGTGGCCTTCGGGCATTTTGGCTTGGCCGGGGGCGGCAGTCGGAGCTCCAGCGGGGGCGGCCGTCTGGCCGCCGACCATGATGCCGTCGACGAAGTAGACCAGTTCAAAGTCACGGTTGAGGGTCTTGCTGTGGTAGTTGGCCATCGGCATCCCTTCGGGAATCGCCACCGGATCGCCGACCTTGACCTGGAACTCGGGCGCGGCGGCCCAGACCTTTTCCGTGCCGGTGTCGACCTGAACGTAGGTGTAGCCGCCGGAGTTCATGGTTTCGATAACCTTGCCCGACTTGGCGGCAGCGGCGGGCTGGGCGGGTTGGGCGACGGCGGGTTGGGGCTGCGCGACGGTCTTCGGGGCTTCTTCCTTTTTGCAGCCGGCAGCCAGAGAGACGGCGGTCAGACCGGCCAGGATGAGGGTCAGGTGCTTTTTCACTATCGTTCCTCCGGATTGGGTTGAGTGGCCGGCCCGCAGTCCGGCTCTATATGTTTTCGCTTTCGGACGCCCACCTTAACATATTTTCAGCAAACGAGACAAGAGGGATTGCAACAGTTTGATGGCGCGCAAAGGCACAGGCCAGCGCCGGCCATTGGCAGGTTATCAATCGATGAGGACAATCTGGAGGTCCATGACGTTGGTGCCGGTCGCCCCGGTGACGAGGAGCCCGCCGCACCTCTCGAAAAAGGTATAGGAGTCGTTGTTGTCGAGGGACTCCCGGGGATCGAGACCCTGCTCCCTGGCCCTGGCGACAGTTTCGCCGTCGACAATCGCTCCGGCCGCGTCGGTCGGGCCGTCGGTGCCGTCGGTGCCGGCGGAAAGGAGAGTGATGCCGGGTTGCCCCTCGATCTCGATTGCGAAGGCGAGGGCCAGCTCCATGTTGCGCCCTCCCTTGCCCTGCCCGCGGACGGTAACGGTGGTCTCCCCGCCTGCAAGCAGGCAGTGCCCGGCGTTCCCGGCTTTGCTGCTCGCTGCGGCCCGCGTCTGGCGGGCCAGTTGCCGTCCCACCTCCCTGGCTTCGCCCGTCAGTTCCGCCGAAAGGATTTCGACCGTGAAGCCGAGTTCCCGTGCCGAGCGGGCGGCCGCTTCGAGGGCCTGGCGATTGCTGCCGACGATGATGTTTTCGACCCGGTCCAGAAACGGGCTCCCGGCCTTCGGGGTTTCGGGGATATCGCCCCGGCCGCCGCGGCGGAGCAGTTCCAGGACCGGTGGCGGCACCGCTTCGCTCAGTCGGTGTCGTTCCAATATCCCGAGCGCTTCGCCGAAGGTGGTCGGGTCGGCGGCAGTGGGACCCGAGGCGATGACATCGAGGCGGTCGCCGACGACGTCGGACAGGATGAGCGAGACGACGGTGGCCGGAAAGGCCGCCTCCGCCAGTCGCCCGCCCTTGGCCCGGGAGAGGTGCTTGCGGACCGTGTTCAACTCGCTGATGTCGGCTCCGGCATTGAGCAGAAGGCTGGTGGTCCGCTGTTTGTCCACCAGCGAAATGCCGTCCTGGGGTGAAACGAGCAGGGCCGAGCCGCCGCCGGAGATGAGTGTGACGATCAGCGTCCGTTCGTCCGCAGCACGGACGAGCCTGATGAGCTCCTCGGTCGCCCGCAGGCCGTTGCGGTCGGGGACCGGATGTCCCGCCTCGAAGACCTTTATCCTGCCGGGGACAGATGTCAGGGCGTGACCATACTTGGTGATGACAAGGCCGGTGTCGACCAGGTCGCCGAGGGATTCCGCGAGGGCGCCGGCCATGACCGGGGCCGCTTTGCCGAAACCGACGGTGACCAGTCGGCGGAAACCCCCGTCCCGGTAAAGGGTTTGCACCCGCCGCATCTCCCTGTGTACGGCTTCCCGCGGGGCGGCTTCCCGCAGTGCGGCGCGAAAGATCTGCTCGGAAATAATTTGGGTTCTTTCCATGGGTTGGACGTTATGGGTGGCGCCCGTAAAGCCGGCAAAGCGCAGCCAGTCGCTGCTGGAGCTCGGCGGTGAGAGCGCCGGGAGGGAAACGCCACGCCCAGTTGCCGTCGGGGCGGCCGGGTGTGTTCAGACGTGCTTCGCTGCCCAGGGCCAGGACGTCCTGCAGGGGGAAGATGCAGAAATCGGCAACGCTGGCCATGGCCAGACGGACGAG of Desulfuromonadales bacterium contains these proteins:
- a CDS encoding cache domain-containing protein — translated: MSRHLFKFVNNLKLRWKLLAMVLPLVIIPIFIVGSVVGYLAARQAYLGITQTSKDDLEHMADFTTDLLDSHFQQFQVYKQDKQKIFIRDLSSLADIAYNLVETQNHQYRQGHLSLAEAKQEAKKALKRVNVGETGYIYAMTTAGDLELHIAREGENIFDEKDEKGRFFIREMCTSARKAKPGETLYIIYPWRNEILGDRAPRKKIAAYRYFPEWDWIIAASGYLEETYEDLAFERRSFEELKEKIKSKKVGSTGYIYCMDRKGTLTLHPDSEGRNILDARDAEGHAFIREMCEKKEGWIRYPWQNIGDKAPRLKIVRYAYFAPWDWIVAVGSYEDEFYREANLIKGRTFATMLILTFLASQLAFAMIYFAAKVFTDPIHHMIAVIRKVKQGRFDERMQVESNDELGELAAAFNRMTDIIKRNKEMEAALAQQGKMASLGVLSSGVAHEINNPLAVILGYAGYIEGKLAPEDPLYRYIHEIKRESKRCKKIVQDLLSYARTPKPALESTDINELLGQIVDFAANHTDMHHVQVQREFAAGLPQVMVDGDQIRQVAINLILNAGAAMPGGGTLVVSTTLEDEKHIAIAFADTGAGIEEEHLEKIFEPFFTTKERGTGLGLAITRQIVELHQGKIGLESMPGRGTTVTIRLPLVREEY
- the uvrC gene encoding excinuclease ABC subunit UvrC, which produces MQEVDLKKFPTLPGVYLMQGEAGEILYVGKAKNLRSRLRSYFSAEGDGRAHIRFLMNRVREIETIVTDTEKEALILENTLIKKHRPRYNIHLRDDKTYVSIRLDPREEFPALQVVRKVQRDGALYFGPFSSGSAVRETLKEIYRLFPLRHYPVETCRRRGRPCLFYQIGQCSAPCYGKIGRQEYRELVRGVTALLSGRESEVLTLLRGRMTTAAAAMRFEEAAMLRDQIRAIEQTVERQKVVEAGGGDQDVVGVHREGGEVAVAVLFIRQGKLIGRRSFTLEWRLDEAELLSSFLQQFYGREVFIPDQVLLPFSLEDADILGDWLGERKGKRVGVLAPRRGDKLQLVELAVRNAAEVFRERGSRREAREAVLAEIGERLQLSRPPQRMECFDISNVQGKQSVGSMAVLLDGEPAKGEYRHFRIRSVEGADDYASLYEVLKRRLTRGLAEELLPDFILIDGGKGQLSVLTAVLGELGLVGRIDAAGIAKSRVLANVRGKAVEKSEERFFLPGRKNPVLLRQGSPALFLLERLRDEAHRFAIAYHRKLRGKAALHSALEDVPGVGPARRKVLLKHFGSVRRLREASLAELLAVPGLPEPVARTVYACFRNKGDADS
- a CDS encoding EAL domain-containing protein, yielding MEDDPTIRKMVMIILRQTFPELALLTAENGQEGLALYERERPEIVLTDIRMPVMDGIRMAKEIRNLDRHARIIVLTANNDTNRLLEAIEIGINHYVLKPIDREKLQAAIEQCLSGLRLECQLREQEEHIRQMAYSDSLTGLPNRQLFNELLHQALAQAGRHRRPLAVLFLDLDRFKTINDTLGHAVGDQLLQTAGRRLRECCRRERDIVARRGGDEFIILLPELDDLQEPARMAQKIIDAFTRPFVLTEHELFISTSVGVSVFPQDGCDGETLIHNADLAMYRAKEAGRSRYHLYTPAMDVQASRRLALESCLRQALERGELLLYYQPKVNIKTGRIVSIEALARWNHPEFGMVPPIRFIPLAEESGVIVPIGEWVLRTACAQNKAWQKAGFSPMRVSVNFSPRQFQQLDLPEMVERVLAETELEPCWLELEVTENLLLENAEQAIAMLRRLGEMGVQISIDDFGTGYSTFSYIKKLPIHTLKIDQSFVSDINSSRSDAAIVSAMIRMAQSLQLNVIAEGVETEEQRLFLDALDCPEMQGHLFSQALPAEELDEILEGLNRREGEG
- a CDS encoding CDP-alcohol phosphatidyltransferase family protein, with product MLNLPNLLSLLRLVAAPVLLLLAAAGRPTAYLVLLAAALLSDAVDGFLARRLNQTSELGARLDSWGDFAIYMTVPLGAWWLWPDLIRREAPFAAAVVASYALPVGIGFLKYRRLTSYHTWGAKLSGVLLSAGALILFAGGPAWPFRLAVAVLVLAELEEIAITAALPEWRANVPTLRQALRLRREMRG
- a CDS encoding isoprenylcysteine carboxylmethyltransferase family protein, with the translated sequence MSLWWVFAFYFAERLFEIWLATRNRRMLLARGGREFFPETFRELVLLHALFFAALLGESWPWRVPLDHLTLFCLAALVLLMGLRYWCILSLGVFWNTRILVLPGAEAVRRGPYRLFKHPNYLVVTLEFALLPLLMRAPFTLVVFSLANLTILRRRIRFEEQALREATDWGKDRP
- a CDS encoding 3-oxoacyl-[acyl-carrier-protein] synthase III C-terminal domain-containing protein — encoded protein: MPHILAAASAFPPHVVPQAAVREAIGQIFAGRIPDLERLLAVFDHSRIVTRHLMRPLDWYCRPQSAQARNRIYLDEGLELLARATQCCLERAACEPASIDHVIAVSSTGHAAPSMDARLINRLGLRPDVSRLPIWGLGCAAGAAGLARAFDHCRAHPRATVLLVALETCSLTFMPSDLSKKNLVGTAIFADGAAAVLVAGAEAAGSGPRLLATRSHLFPQSENIMGWEFGDAGMQLLLSPRLPAVVKEELPRLVDGFLRSRGLEQSDLAHYLTHPGGAKVVDAYREALGLHNGELDLTEEVLREHGNVSSVSVLVVLERWLASPRAGQAGYGLLSAFGPGFSAEQVLLEV
- a CDS encoding metallophosphoesterase; this encodes MSMLLFVISFLAIYAAMHALVFWGVYPLLAGHPLLPALTTGWMALMIVAPITVRLLDRSGHELPARAIAWVAYCWMGFLFLAFALFLLFGLWHLFVLALGKLLPAATILTMHRPAASALVLLAVLAAGLYGFLEAADLRVETVRLISPKLPDGVERLRIAQVSDLHLGLIHREEALAPIVARIEQLAPDLLVATGDIVDAQISHLEELSGLWRRLSPPLGKYAVTGNHEFYAGLAQSLEYLQRSDFTVLRNTAAAPADFLRIIGVDDPAGGGAPDERPLLEQAGQEYFVLLLKHRPSIGPQSEGLFDLQLSGHAHGGQIFPFRLLTRLFYPLYDGLYRLAGGSVLYTSRGTGTWGPPMRILSPPEITLIEVVRHP
- a CDS encoding glycerate kinase yields the protein MERTQIISEQIFRAALREAAPREAVHREMRRVQTLYRDGGFRRLVTVGFGKAAPVMAGALAESLGDLVDTGLVITKYGHALTSVPGRIKVFEAGHPVPDRNGLRATEELIRLVRAADERTLIVTLISGGGSALLVSPQDGISLVDKQRTTSLLLNAGADISELNTVRKHLSRAKGGRLAEAAFPATVVSLILSDVVGDRLDVIASGPTAADPTTFGEALGILERHRLSEAVPPPVLELLRRGGRGDIPETPKAGSPFLDRVENIIVGSNRQALEAAARSARELGFTVEILSAELTGEAREVGRQLARQTRAAASSKAGNAGHCLLAGGETTVTVRGQGKGGRNMELALAFAIEIEGQPGITLLSAGTDGTDGPTDAAGAIVDGETVARAREQGLDPRESLDNNDSYTFFERCGGLLVTGATGTNVMDLQIVLID